DNA sequence from the Podospora pseudocomata strain CBS 415.72m chromosome 2 map unlocalized CBS415.72m_2.2, whole genome shotgun sequence genome:
TGGGTGTTGAATGTGGCCCCCTTCAGCTTCGTCAGCACGCCCAACCCCTTGAGAAACTCGAGGTATTCTGGCGAGCCTATCGTGTTGGCGAGGATCTCGGTCTCCTTTGTCTGTCCCTCGCCAACATAAATAACACCGACTTTGTGCCCGTCAACGGTGGAATTCCTGTCAAAGATACGGATAGCTCGGTTCACATTGTCGTCGTCCGGTAACGGAATGGGTCGAATGGCGGGATCGTACATTTGAGGCATTGGTGCGAGCAGCTGCATCAGCAGATGGCTGGGAAAGATGGTGATACCGTGCTGGAAGCGTCCTTCCCAGGCCGATGCATCAGATAGGTCTGCAGCTGGCTGATTTGGCATGGGGGAGAATTCGACACGGATAGCGAACGACGATGTGCCCGACGGATATCGTCGAGTAATCTCAGCCCAGCCCGTTTCTTTAGCCTGTCGAATGGTGACGATGCTGTTTCCGATGATCCAGCGCCTCTTCTGAATCTCGCCGTAGAACTCCTCGGTGAAGAGGGGATCCTGAGCCGAATCGCAAGCATCCGAAAAAGCCACACGCTGCATAAAGTCAAGTGTGACCTGTGCCTGTTCCTCGTTTGTGGCCCTGCCATCCGAATCTACAAACAGGTTCTTGGCGATCCAGTTGATATGACTCGGTCGATCGGGCAGCTTTACCGCAAGGAACCAGAAAGTAATGACATGGTACGCCAGAGCATACACGTACTGTGGCAGATCATCGTTGGCAGCTTGGTGGCCGAGCGTCTCTGGGTGGTGTGCTACAACAATACTGGGCGTCGACGGCTCGCTCGAATGACTAGGGCGTGCGGCATGTTGTTTCTTGTCGCGTACTGACTGCAAGTATCTGGCGCAGATGCCGAAGATGATGCGATACTCATCCTCTCGAAAGTTGGAATACAACGACGGCAGGCGACTGAGGCACGCCAGAAACTCAAGAATGTGTACGGCGACAAGGGGCTGTGTGATGACTTGCGACATCTTTTGCAGAATCGTCACAAGAGCTTTGCTGACAGAAAGAGGTAGCTCGTGGCAGCAAACTTGCAAAGCGTGGATGCATGTCTTTGCTGTCTTGTCCGAGATGCCATGCGTAAAAGTCCTGACCATatcgtcctcgtccatcTTTTGGAAGTGCTCATGATAACTGAGAATCATGGCCAGCGAGTGAAACAGACAGTTGCTCACATCACTTCGCCGCAAGCCTGACGAAAGGGGGGGCTCTTGAAAGTTGCCGGTCTTGATCATTTCGCAAAAGAACCGTCGAAGCTCGTGGATGTGAGGGATCGCGCCCCTGAAGATGGGATGATTGCTGAGTTGGGCGGGAAGGTGTGCCAGAACAAAGCTGTAAACCTCCCAGTCGCAACCGTTGTGGAAGAGGCTGATCATCGCTTCCAGCCAAGCACCCATATTCAGTACTGCCCTTCCTGTAGAGCCCAACTCGGCTCCAATAGCATCATTCTCGTCTCGGTAGGAAATAAGCAACCAGCTCGGTCTCTCAGGGAGGCTCTCAGGTAGAGCATCTGCATCGGGGACCGACCATAATCTTTGATTCTGATGGACTACGGGCCTTGGGGTATGTGTTTGCCGTGCAGGAAGCCCTTTCTCTCCTGCCTGCCCCTGGGTAAACGATATACCACGAGACGGCCGTGTTGCTGGCTCAGCCCTTGGCAGCCTAGATGGATGTGCGGCATCCTCGGCCAGCTTTCTTGCAAGTGACGCTTCCGTCCTGTAAAGCAAGCCTGCAAGGCTTTCATTCTCAACCTGCGTGGTGATATATATTTGATATTCCGCATCTGCTCGAAGTCGAAAGAGCATCTTCATGGCCGTCAGCCGAGCATCAACCTCACATGAATTAGACCGGGCAATGTGAACCAGGGCAGCAAAAGCCTTGGATGCTTTGGAGCCATCGGTGTTGAGTGTTCGGATGAAAATCTGAACATAACCTCTGGTGACAACGTTGGAGAGGCTCTGGTTCGCAAAGTAAACGGTCTGACCTGGAGGGAAGGAACTGGACTTTGGCGACGCCAACAAAGCCAAGGGTGACCTGGACATTTCCTTTgcaaccacctccctcagaCCTCCTATGATGTCATCAAAAAGACTGCCATCTGCAGTTTGCGAGACCTTGACGAGGAACGTAACCGTGTCCTGAAGAACCAGTGTGTTCGTTTCTTCGCTCATACCAGAGAGCAGCCGGCGCACGAGGTCGCCAAGAGCGTCCTCTTCCATGAGATCttgtgtgagagagagaaagtcGTAGACTTCGATGATGATTTCCAAAGCGTGCAACCGCGTCAGCGGATCCCGGTGTTGGGCCAGGAAAAAGCCATCCATGATTATGTCAAgattcttcttccactccACGTCTGATGGGAAGCAGCTCCTGTGATCCTTGAAGTAGGCGATGACGAGACCCGCAGCAGAATCGGGAAGGGCCAAGTACACCTGGGTCAGGAATTGCATGCACTCATCTCGTTGCAGCAGGTCGGATGTTTGGGTGAGTAGGTTTTCGATACGGGTGATGAGGCGTCTCAGCTGCCTGGTAACGGGGTCCTCGGCTTCTGGTACTTGCCGCGGCGAAAGGAGTGATTCCGAATCTGGGGCCGTGAAGGGGACTGCCTGTGTCCCACACTGGGCAGCAACCTCGAAGATGGAGGACCAGTGCTCGTCTCTGACCATCGGACTGATGTTGTTGCGCGCGTCGTCGAATAATGAGTTGATTAACTGCAGAGTATCAGCGGCTattttggtgttgctggacCTAGCAACATTGGCCAGGCCGTCCACCAGAAGCGCAAGGGACACAGGGGGGTACCCCTTTTCGGCCGATTTGTGAAGGAGCTTCTTCAGTACCGAAAGGGCGCCTCGAATCTCTCTGTtcaactcctgctccttctccttgtcgtctGGGGCCGCATAAGTTCGCAGAATGTCCAGCAATATCCTGACCGTGGACTGCCCATGGTGCGATCTGCAAATAATGGAGATGGTGTGCCATGACTGTTTCTGCAGGTGAGGCAACTGTTGGTGTATCGTTCCGAGGACTTTGATACAGTCTTTGAGCTTGCCGTTTGGAATGGTCCCGAACGTGACGAGCGCTTCGATCACGTTGATGCATGCTATCAAATCATCCTCCGATGCCGTTTTTCTACAAATATTGAGCAGCTCGCTCATCAAATCCCCAACCACTGGATCCCTGGCGAACTTGAAGTTGAATTTGATCACGTCCCTCAGAAGCACAAACAGCTGGGAGAAGTTCTTATCTTCGCCTGCTGCGGCTGATTTCCCTTTGCTAGACCCCCCATTCCCTCGCAGTGCCCTTCTACGAGCCTTTCTGACGATTTGGTATGTCTGGTGTAGCCAGGAAATAAGTAACGGGAATATGTCGTACGGGAACCCGGTGATATTGCGACCTTTTGTAGTGAGATCTTCTAGAGCAGCGAGCTGAAGGTGAAAGTCTGCTCGGTTCGCAGGTGCTGTGAGGGTTTCAAAATACTCGCGGCGCTCCAGCTCGCTGGCAGCTGTGTACTTTGCGCACTCGGTAAGAAGCTCCCAGCCAATCTGTCGGGCGTTTTCTGGATAGTTTTCGTTGATCAGGTCTTTGCCGGCGTACCATATGTCGAGTACCTAGTCAACGACGTCAGCAACCGGGCCCCGACGGCTTAAGGAGGCACATGGGGAACACATACAGGATTCAGTGGAAAATCCCTTATTGCGTAACGAAGCGAAGTTGCCGCAGCTATCCTCTCATTCAGATGACCGTTCCTATTCTTCAACTTTACATATTGCTCAACCTGGTCGGGGGCAAGCCCTCGAAGGGCCGTCGGGAGTGGGCTGTCATCGGCATGTTTCGTCGACGGTGAAGGCTGTGCCTGGGCAGCGGCGATGGAACCGAG
Encoded proteins:
- the TSC2 gene encoding Tuberous sclerosis 2-like protein (COG:D; COG:T; EggNog:ENOG503NW6I) codes for the protein MLRRLASLGHSASEDQLPMSPSPGDDQPPERITGGLAGVLKGLAGGSRLTKSPPPSLQSLGSIAAAQAQPSPSTKHADDSPLPTALRGLAPDQVEQYVKLKNRNGHLNERIAAATSLRYAIRDFPLNPVLDIWYAGKDLINENYPENARQIGWELLTECAKYTAASELERREYFETLTAPANRADFHLQLAALEDLTTKGRNITGFPYDIFPLLISWLHQTYQIVRKARRRALRGNGGSSKGKSAAAGEDKNFSQLFVLLRDVIKFNFKFARDPVVGDLMSELLNICRKTASEDDLIACINVIEALVTFGTIPNGKLKDCIKVLGTIHQQLPHLQKQSWHTISIICRSHHGQSTVRILLDILRTYAAPDDKEKEQELNREIRGALSVLKKLLHKSAEKGYPPVSLALLVDGLANVARSSNTKIAADTLQLINSLFDDARNNISPMVRDEHWSSIFEVAAQCGTQAVPFTAPDSESLLSPRQVPEAEDPVTRQLRRLITRIENLLTQTSDLLQRDECMQFLTQVYLALPDSAAGLVIAYFKDHRSCFPSDVEWKKNLDIIMDGFFLAQHRDPLTRLHALEIIIEVYDFLSLTQDLMEEDALGDLVRRLLSGMSEETNTLVLQDTVTFLVKVSQTADGSLFDDIIGGLREVVAKEMSRSPLALLASPKSSSFPPGQTVYFANQSLSNVVTRGYVQIFIRTLNTDGSKASKAFAALVHIARSNSCEVDARLTAMKMLFRLRADAEYQIYITTQVENESLAGLLYRTEASLARKLAEDAAHPSRLPRAEPATRPSRGISFTQGQAGEKGLPARQTHTPRPVVHQNQRLWSVPDADALPESLPERPSWLLISYRDENDAIGAELGSTGRAVLNMGAWLEAMISLFHNGCDWEVYSFVLAHLPAQLSNHPIFRGAIPHIHELRRFFCEMIKTGNFQEPPLSSGLRRSDVSNCLFHSLAMILSYHEHFQKMDEDDMVRTFTHGISDKTAKTCIHALQVCCHELPLSVSKALVTILQKMSQVITQPLVAVHILEFLACLSRLPSLYSNFREDEYRIIFGICARYLQSVRDKKQHAARPSHSSEPSTPSIVVAHHPETLGHQAANDDLPQYVYALAYHVITFWFLAVKLPDRPSHINWIAKNLFVDSDGRATNEEQAQVTLDFMQRVAFSDACDSAQDPLFTEEFYGEIQKRRWIIGNSIVTIRQAKETGWAEITRRYPSGTSSFAIRVEFSPMPNQPAADLSDASAWEGRFQHGITIFPSHLLMQLLAPMPQMYDPAIRPIPLPDDDNVNRAIRIFDRNSTVDGHKVGVIYVGEGQTKETEILANTIGSPEYLEFLKGLGVLTKLKGATFNTQGLDREYDTDGQYTYCWRDRVTEIVYHVTTQMPTNLERDPQCNHKKKHIGNDYVSIVWNESGLPFKFDTFPSQFNYVYIVITPAPRRTFSSMREMAQKRQDGEAQQVSPFFKVQVMNRPGFPEISPVAEPKLVSLKALPRFVRLIALNASVFSLVWSQREGGEHVSSWRNRLQEINRLRERHGPKSAHYGHSAGSTGLATATATAGGLPLINSSAAVSGTQSGLGGASVGAVGPGGMLSDYSIGGGGGPSGINSAGSRPASGNIRDSFSSLRRSSVATFFTSNTAATGLSGGTSGAGTGTGTGSGNDGSHRSSMLSTAASSTMMTDHGVHHHGQGGNGDTEALVDAVDFSKWT